GCCTGGAGGTCACCGACTTCATGCGGCTGTCGATCGCCGCCCAGGCCAGCCTGCCGATCCTGAACCTGACACCCACGCTGTACGAGGGCTGGGACGAGATCATCGTGTACCCCGCGGGCTTTCGCATCCCGCGCAAGCAGATGGACGAGGACGGCGTGATGCACGAATACCTGGAGGACGCCGCCGGCGAGGCCTGGGAAGGCGGCCCGCTGGTGCTGTCCTGGGAAGACACCCAGCTGTCCGAAGGCGGCTTCAACGTGGTGATCCACGAGTTCGCGCACAAGCTCGACCTGCAATCCGGCCTGGCCGACGGCATGCCGTCGCTGGCGGCCCACGGCGACCTCAAGCCGCGCGAGTGGCGCCGCATCCTGGACGATAGCCTGGACCGCTTTATCGCCGCGGTGGACGCGGTCGAAGCCGCCATTCCGCATGACGTCGATCCCGAAAGCGCCGAGGCCGACGCCTGGTATGGCCGCCTGCCGCTCGACCCTTACGCCGCCACCGACGAGGCCGAGTTCTTCGCCGTCAGCTCCGAGCACTTCTTCGTCGATCCCTACCCGATGGCCGAGGCCCTGCCGGAATGGTTCGGCCTGCTGCGCGCCTATTACCGCCAGGATCCCCTGGCGCGCTACGCATGAAACGGCTGCTGATCGTGTGGCATTCCCGCACCGGCGCGGCCCGCCAGATGGCCGAGGCCGCCGCCCGGGGCGCGGTCGCGGCAGCGGCGCTGCTGGAACAGCCGGACGAACTGGCGGTGACGCTGCGCCGCGCCGCGGATGCCGGGGTGGACGAGGTGCTGGCCAGCGACGGCTTGCTGTTCTGCGCGCCGGAGAACCTGGCCAGCCTAAGCGGCGAAATGAAGGAATTCTTCGACCGCTGCTACTACGGCGCGCTGGACCGCATCGCCGGCCGCCCCTACGCCTGCCTGGTCAGCGCCGGCAGCGATGGTGCCGGCGCGGCGCGCCAGGTGGAGCGCATCTGCACCGGCTGGCGCCTGCGGGCCGTGGCTCCGCCGCTGATCGTCAACCTGGGCGCACAGACGCCGCAACAGATCGCCGCCCCCAAGACCGTCGCGCCGGCCGAGCTGGCGCGCTGCGAGGAAGCCGGCGGCCTGCTCGCGGGCCTGCTGCTGACGGCGGGGTGACGCCACGCGAAGCGTCCAGGAATAAAAAAAGCCCTCCGGCCTGCCGGAGGGCTTTTCATCGTGCGTCCGCGCCGATCAGGCGATGGCGGCGGTGACGACGATCTCGACCTTGAAGTCGGGGTTGGCCAGGCGGGCCTCGACGGTGGCGCGCGGGGGCGAGTTGCCGTCGGCGACCCAGGCGTCCCAGGCCTTGTTCATGCCGTCGAATTCCTTCATGTTGGCCACGTAGATCTGGGCCATCAGGATCTTGGTCTTGTCGGTGCCGGCTTCGGCCAGCAGGCGGTCGATGGTGGCGAGCACTTGCTCGGTCTGGCCGGTGATGTCCAGCGTGGAATCGTCCGGCACCTGGCCCGCCAGGTACGCGACGCCGTTGTAGACGGCCATGTCCGACAGGCGCTTGGCGACGTGGAAGCGCTTGATGCTGCTCATGAATATTCCCCTAATGACGAGTTGCGGGTTGAACAATGCGAAGAATGGCGAACTTTACCCTGCCCGGGGCCGGGCCCGCTAGGCGGGCGGCAGCTGGAACACCTGGCGCAGATAGGCCAGGTAGGCCGGATCGTCGCACATGGTCTTCTCGGGCGCGTCGGACACCTTGGCCACCGGCTGGCCGTTGCAGCGGACCATCTTCATGACGATCTGCAGCGGTTCGTGGCCCAGGTCGTTGGTCAGGTTGGTGCCGATGCCGAACGAGACCTTGCAGCGCCCGGCGAACTGGCGCGCCAGCTCGATGGCGCGCGGGAAGGTCAGCGAATCCGAGAACACCAGCGTCTTGGCGCGCGGGTCGACGCGATTCTTGCGGTAGTGCTCGAGCAGCCGCTCGCCCCAGATGAAGGGATCGCCCGAGTCGTGCCGCGCGCCGTCGAACAGCTTGCAGAAATACATGTCGAAGTCGCGCAGGAAGGCGTCCATGCCATAGACGTCCGACAGCGCGATGCCCAGGTCGCCGCGGTATTCCTTGGCCCACACCTCCAGCGCGAACACCTGCGAATCGCGCAGCCGCGGGCCCAGTGCCTGGCAGGCCTGCAGGTATTCGTGTCCCATGGTGCCCAGCGGCAGCACCTCGTGCTGCTTGGCCAGCAGCACATTGCTGGTGCCGGCGAAGTGCGGCCCCATCTGGGCCTTCATGGTCGAGACGATCTCTTCGTGCCAGACCTTGGAGAAGCGGCGGCGGGTGCCGTACTCGGCCACGCGGAAGTCGGCCAGCGCCGGATCGTCCAGCACCAGGTGCATTTTCGATTGCAGGCGCTTGCGGCCCTCGGCCCAGTCCGGGTTCTTGCGCGTGTTGCGGAAGTAGACCTCGTTGACGATGGCCAGCACCGGGATCTCGAACAGGATGGTGTGCAGCCAGGGGCCCTTGACCTCGATGCTGATCTCGCCCGGCCCCTCGCCCTCTTCGATGCTGATGCAGCGCTCGGGCAGGTGGAACAGTTCGAGGAAATCGACGAAGTCGCTTTTGATGAAACGCAAGCCACCCAGATATTTAAGTTCTTCCTCGGTGAAGCGCAGCTGGCACAACTGGTGCACTTCTTCGCGGATCTCATCCAGGTACGGACGCAGGTCGATGCCCCGCGTACGGCACTTGTAAC
The window above is part of the Achromobacter deleyi genome. Proteins encoded here:
- a CDS encoding RidA family protein; this encodes MSSIKRFHVAKRLSDMAVYNGVAYLAGQVPDDSTLDITGQTEQVLATIDRLLAEAGTDKTKILMAQIYVANMKEFDGMNKAWDAWVADGNSPPRATVEARLANPDFKVEIVVTAAIA
- the pncB gene encoding nicotinate phosphoribosyltransferase; its protein translation is MIITSLLDTDLYKFSMMQVVLHQFPAAQVEYRYKCRTRGIDLRPYLDEIREEVHQLCQLRFTEEELKYLGGLRFIKSDFVDFLELFHLPERCISIEEGEGPGEISIEVKGPWLHTILFEIPVLAIVNEVYFRNTRKNPDWAEGRKRLQSKMHLVLDDPALADFRVAEYGTRRRFSKVWHEEIVSTMKAQMGPHFAGTSNVLLAKQHEVLPLGTMGHEYLQACQALGPRLRDSQVFALEVWAKEYRGDLGIALSDVYGMDAFLRDFDMYFCKLFDGARHDSGDPFIWGERLLEHYRKNRVDPRAKTLVFSDSLTFPRAIELARQFAGRCKVSFGIGTNLTNDLGHEPLQIVMKMVRCNGQPVAKVSDAPEKTMCDDPAYLAYLRQVFQLPPA
- a CDS encoding zinc-dependent peptidase → MLRWLKGRGARAAEVAQMQARIAPELWRQVLDAHPFLAALDADESAQLLARSAWLLASKTINGARGLEVTDFMRLSIAAQASLPILNLTPTLYEGWDEIIVYPAGFRIPRKQMDEDGVMHEYLEDAAGEAWEGGPLVLSWEDTQLSEGGFNVVIHEFAHKLDLQSGLADGMPSLAAHGDLKPREWRRILDDSLDRFIAAVDAVEAAIPHDVDPESAEADAWYGRLPLDPYAATDEAEFFAVSSEHFFVDPYPMAEALPEWFGLLRAYYRQDPLARYA
- a CDS encoding flavodoxin family protein, with the protein product MKRLLIVWHSRTGAARQMAEAAARGAVAAAALLEQPDELAVTLRRAADAGVDEVLASDGLLFCAPENLASLSGEMKEFFDRCYYGALDRIAGRPYACLVSAGSDGAGAARQVERICTGWRLRAVAPPLIVNLGAQTPQQIAAPKTVAPAELARCEEAGGLLAGLLLTAG